A window of Sphingobacterium sp. SRCM116780 contains these coding sequences:
- a CDS encoding DUF4184 family protein: MPFTFSHPALVLPLKYVSKKWFSTTGLVIGSLTPDFEYFLRMRIKSDYSHTISEVFWFDLPLGLLLAFIFHNSVRNTLFDQLPTFFKSRFIGFKSFNWNGYFKEHWFIVITSILIGAFSHILWDSFTHDDGFFVKRFSVLSDSIVMLNHTIPLLKILQHASTLLGGIVIAYTVYKLPKKAASNTGISSTYWIIFVLLMLVIISIRLYNGLELKQYGHVIVTAIASGMIALLLTSVLTKKKMADVNS; encoded by the coding sequence ATGCCATTTACATTTTCTCATCCAGCACTAGTATTACCATTAAAATATGTGTCTAAAAAATGGTTTTCAACTACTGGTCTTGTAATTGGCAGCCTCACTCCTGACTTTGAATATTTTTTAAGAATGAGGATCAAAAGTGATTACAGTCATACTATAAGTGAAGTTTTCTGGTTCGATCTACCATTGGGGTTGTTACTTGCTTTTATCTTTCATAATAGCGTTCGCAATACCTTATTTGATCAGTTGCCAACCTTTTTCAAATCACGGTTTATCGGGTTTAAATCGTTCAACTGGAATGGTTATTTTAAAGAGCATTGGTTTATAGTGATAACGTCAATACTAATCGGTGCGTTTTCACATATCTTATGGGACAGTTTTACACATGATGATGGATTTTTCGTGAAAAGATTTTCAGTGCTCTCCGACTCCATTGTCATGTTAAACCATACAATACCTCTATTAAAAATATTGCAACATGCGAGTACATTATTAGGTGGGATAGTGATTGCTTACACCGTATACAAACTTCCAAAGAAAGCAGCTAGCAACACTGGTATTAGCAGTACCTATTGGATAATTTTTGTCTTACTGATGTTGGTCATTATTTCGATAAGACTATACAATGGACTTGAGCTAAAGCAATATGGTCATGTCATCGTAACGGCTATTGCTTCAGGGATGATAGCCTTACTGTTAACATCAGTATTGACAAAGAAAAAGATGGCTGACGTTAACAGCTGA